A genomic window from Pecten maximus chromosome 2, xPecMax1.1, whole genome shotgun sequence includes:
- the LOC117317897 gene encoding glycine-rich protein DOT1-like yields MDTFLFVTVLCVTLLSVSVSGQRRARLTGVLDNDVQSILSLAQTVGIGGMRGLGTGLGGIGGLGSGLGGIGGLGSGLGGIGGLGSGLGGIGGLGSGLGGLGGIGDPGSVLGLGGFGGIGGMGSLGGFGGVHIGGLGGLGSTDMRGLRRERRRRRRLRRRICQQNCVYRYRSCVSTASFLCLRTARQCLFLC; encoded by the coding sequence ATGGATACGTTCCTGTTTGTTACCGTGCTGTGTGTCACGTTGTTGTCAGTGTCAGTAAGTGGCCAGAGACGAGCGCGGCTGACCGGAGTACTGGACAATGATGTACAATCAATTCTGTCTCTAGCTCAGACAGTGGGCATTGGAGGTATGCGGGGCTTAGGAACTGGATTGGGAGGCATCGGAGGATTAGGATCTGGTCTAGGAGGCATCGGAGGATTAGGATCTGGTCTAGGAGGCATCGGAGGATTAGGATCTGGTCTAGGAGGCATCGGAGGATTAGGATCTGGTCTAGGAGGCCTCGGAGGTATAGGAGACCCGGGAAGCGTTCTAGGTCTAGGAGGCTTTGGGGGTATAGGGGGCATGGGAAGCTTGGGAGGATTCGGAGGTGTTCATATTGGAGGTTTAGGGGGTCTAGGAAGCACAGACATGAGAGGACTCAGACGAGAACGAAGACGGCGAAGAAGATTAAGGAGAAGAATTTGCCAACAAAATTGTGTGTATAGATACAGATCTTGTGTTAGTACTGCGTCCTTTCTGTGTCTGAGGACAGCTCGTCAGTGTCTGTTCCTTTGTTAG
- the LOC117317880 gene encoding phospholipase A and acyltransferase 2-like, with protein MAASTVPLDTHNATLLNELEIGDMVEFPRGLYSHWGVYIGEGKIVHLSGGDNDGINAFNSGSVFTICGKSFNKAFVRVDDFCRVVLGCKAKKNNGKDRKCTPRQAHEILQIALDMVGEIGYNVLWNNCEHFAAFIRYGRKWSEQADTALVWTVAAGAVAVGGLLLQSVFSGSEEKKEANK; from the exons ATGGCTGCAAGCACTGTACCATTAGACACCCATAATGCTACTCTCCTCAATGAACTTGAGATCGGGGATATGGTGGAATTTCCAAGAGGCTTGTATTCACACTGGGGTGTATATATAG gTGAAGGAAAGATAGTGCACCTTTCAGGAGGGGACAATGACGGCATCAATGCTTTTAACTCCGGAAGTGTTTTTACGATCTGTGGGAAGAGTTTCAACAAAGCATTTGTGAGGGTTGATGACTTTTGTAGAGTTGTCCTTGGCTGTAAGGCAAAGAAAAACAATGGAAAGGACAGGAAGTGCAC gCCCCGCCAAGCACATGAGATATTGCAGATTGCTCTGGACATGGTTGGAGAGATAGGCTATAATGTTCTGTGGAATAACTGTGAACATTTCGCAGCCTTCATTAGATACGGACGAAAGTGGTCTGAGCAG GCTGATACTGCTCTAGTGTGGACTGTGGCAGCTGGTGCTGTAGCAGTCGGTGGACTTTTGTTGCAGAGTGTTTTCAGTGGTTCAGAGGAAAAGAAAGAAGCAAATAAATAG